One Mycolicibacter sp. MU0083 DNA window includes the following coding sequences:
- a CDS encoding CaiB/BaiF CoA transferase family protein, which yields MDGIRVLEVAQFTFVPAAGAILADWGADVIKVEHPVRGDTQRGFIKMGGFELNPDRHPLMEHPNRGKRSVGIDVSTPGGQQVLYELAATADVFLTNYLPRARQKNKFDVEHIRAANPNIIYARGSAYGDKGPERDIGGFDGTAFWTRSGVGHALSPEELGAPLSQGIPAFGDSVGGMNIAGGIAAALLHRERTGEALEVDVSLLSTAWWAAGASVTQGLDTGEAMRAMMPESGGSPANPFLGNYTTSDGGTINLCIVSPTGYIRDTFEHLGIPEAADDPRFAEVLPLMQNADAASALIVDAIGAKPFEYWRQHLKTMKGQWAPFQSLVDLGSDEQAIANDMIAEVEPADGGPPFKVVRGPVQFNHEPLETTRAPQASEHTEIVLMELGLDWDRIEALKESGDIA from the coding sequence ATGGACGGCATCCGGGTACTGGAAGTCGCGCAATTCACCTTCGTGCCCGCGGCCGGCGCCATCCTGGCCGACTGGGGCGCCGACGTCATCAAGGTCGAACACCCGGTGCGCGGCGACACCCAGCGCGGGTTCATCAAGATGGGTGGTTTCGAACTCAACCCGGACCGGCATCCGCTGATGGAGCACCCCAACCGGGGCAAACGCAGCGTCGGGATCGACGTCTCGACCCCCGGCGGCCAGCAGGTGCTCTACGAACTGGCCGCCACCGCCGACGTGTTCTTGACCAACTATCTGCCCCGGGCGCGGCAGAAGAACAAGTTCGACGTCGAGCACATCCGCGCCGCGAATCCGAACATCATCTACGCCCGCGGCAGCGCCTACGGCGACAAGGGCCCCGAGCGCGACATCGGCGGCTTCGACGGCACCGCTTTCTGGACCCGCAGCGGGGTCGGCCATGCGCTCAGCCCCGAGGAATTGGGGGCGCCGCTGTCGCAGGGGATTCCGGCGTTCGGCGATTCGGTGGGCGGGATGAACATCGCCGGCGGGATCGCCGCGGCGTTGCTGCACCGCGAACGCACCGGCGAAGCGCTGGAGGTCGACGTGTCGCTGCTGTCGACCGCGTGGTGGGCGGCCGGTGCCAGCGTCACCCAGGGTCTGGACACCGGCGAGGCCATGCGGGCGATGATGCCGGAATCCGGTGGTTCCCCGGCGAATCCGTTCCTGGGCAACTACACCACTTCCGACGGCGGAACCATCAACCTGTGCATCGTCAGCCCGACCGGCTACATCCGCGACACCTTCGAGCACCTGGGCATTCCCGAGGCGGCCGACGATCCGCGCTTCGCCGAGGTGCTGCCGTTGATGCAGAACGCCGACGCGGCCAGCGCGCTGATCGTCGACGCGATCGGCGCCAAGCCCTTCGAGTACTGGCGCCAACACCTCAAAACCATGAAGGGCCAGTGGGCGCCGTTCCAGAGCCTGGTCGACCTGGGCTCCGACGAGCAGGCCATCGCCAACGACATGATCGCCGAGGTCGAACCCGCCGACGGCGGGCCGCCGTTCAAGGTGGTGCGCGGCCCGGTCCAGTTCAACCATGAGCCGCTGGAGACCACCCGCGCACCGCAGGCCTCCGAGCATACCGAGATCGTGCTGATGGAACTCGGATTGGACTGGGACCGTATCGAAGCGCTCAAGGAGTCCGGCGACATCGCCTAA
- a CDS encoding thioesterase family protein, protein MIPFVVRHGDDLVPNPIAHGGWGPTVGGQVVGGLLARAIEQHVPEADLQPARLTVEILRRVAGAPLQVSAKVVRSGSRMRAVDAEMTQDGERVARASALYLRRGPQPDGDFFTTDVALPPIPEEPARLDESVPMLIRTYGDDSMGIPWQTAGPRYAWLREIRDLVDGEDLTPFVRAAMAVDVTASMTNFSTKGLAFINADYTLTLSRLPIGPYIGLAALTHYSDAGVATGSAALFDGSGPIGTGVSTAIANFTFDAAGQGKGLAAG, encoded by the coding sequence ATGATTCCCTTCGTGGTTCGTCACGGTGACGACCTGGTGCCCAACCCGATCGCGCACGGCGGTTGGGGTCCCACAGTCGGCGGGCAGGTGGTCGGCGGTCTGTTGGCCCGCGCGATCGAGCAACATGTGCCCGAGGCCGACCTGCAGCCGGCCCGCCTCACCGTCGAGATCCTGCGCCGGGTGGCCGGTGCGCCGCTTCAGGTCAGCGCGAAGGTGGTGCGCTCCGGTTCCCGGATGCGGGCGGTCGATGCCGAGATGACCCAGGACGGGGAGCGGGTCGCCCGTGCCTCAGCGCTGTACCTGCGCCGCGGACCGCAGCCCGACGGGGACTTCTTCACCACCGACGTCGCGCTGCCGCCGATCCCGGAAGAGCCTGCGCGGCTGGATGAATCGGTGCCGATGCTGATCCGGACCTATGGCGACGACAGCATGGGGATCCCCTGGCAGACGGCCGGGCCGCGCTACGCATGGTTGCGCGAGATCCGCGACCTGGTCGACGGCGAGGATTTGACGCCGTTCGTGCGGGCGGCGATGGCCGTCGACGTCACCGCGTCGATGACGAACTTCAGCACCAAGGGGCTGGCGTTCATCAACGCCGACTACACGCTGACGTTGAGCCGGTTGCCGATCGGTCCGTACATCGGACTGGCGGCGCTGACCCACTACAGCGATGCGGGCGTGGCGACCGGCAGCGCCGCGCTGTTCGACGGCAGCGGCCCGATCGGCACCGGGGTGTCCACCGCGATCGCGAACTTCACCTTCGACGCCGCCGGGCAGGGGAAAGGACTCGCGGCCGGTTAG
- a CDS encoding NAD-dependent epimerase/dehydratase family protein, producing MTASDGSPTARRRALVMGASGNVGACVVRQLAARGDDVRVLLRRSSSTRGIDGLDVERCYGDIFDTEAVTAAMADRDVVYYCVVDTRMELRDSAPLFRTNVEGLRNVLDVAARAGLDRFVFLSTIGTIAVGADGESVDETTPFNWADRGGDYIASRRAAEQLVLTYVADRGLPAVITNVSNPYGPPDWQPRQGALIQAAALGKMPCYVRGIGAEVVGIDDAAQAMLLAAERGRIGERYIISERYMTQREMLTIAAEAVGATPPRIGIPKVLMHAAGHLAGAVGALLRRDIPFNATGARLLALTSPADHSKATRELGWHPEPTEHSIRRAARFYLERNS from the coding sequence CCGACGGCGCGGCGGCGTGCCCTGGTCATGGGCGCCAGCGGCAACGTCGGCGCGTGCGTGGTCCGGCAGCTCGCGGCCCGCGGCGACGACGTCCGCGTCCTGCTGCGCCGTTCCAGCTCCACCCGGGGCATCGACGGACTCGACGTAGAGCGTTGCTACGGCGACATCTTCGACACCGAGGCGGTGACGGCCGCCATGGCCGACCGCGACGTCGTCTACTACTGCGTCGTCGACACCCGGATGGAACTGCGTGACTCCGCGCCGCTGTTCCGCACCAACGTCGAGGGCCTGCGCAACGTCCTGGACGTGGCCGCGCGGGCCGGTCTGGACCGGTTCGTGTTCCTGAGCACCATCGGCACCATCGCCGTCGGTGCCGACGGGGAGTCGGTGGACGAGACGACGCCGTTCAACTGGGCCGACCGCGGTGGCGACTACATCGCCTCGCGCCGGGCCGCCGAACAACTGGTGCTGACCTATGTCGCCGACCGGGGGCTGCCGGCCGTCATCACCAACGTGTCGAACCCGTACGGCCCGCCGGACTGGCAGCCGCGTCAAGGCGCGCTGATTCAGGCTGCGGCACTGGGCAAGATGCCGTGCTACGTACGCGGGATCGGTGCCGAGGTGGTGGGGATCGACGATGCCGCCCAGGCCATGTTGCTGGCGGCGGAGCGGGGCAGGATCGGGGAGCGCTACATCATCTCCGAGCGGTACATGACCCAGCGTGAGATGCTCACGATCGCCGCCGAAGCGGTCGGGGCCACGCCGCCGCGCATCGGGATACCGAAGGTGCTCATGCATGCCGCGGGCCATCTGGCCGGCGCGGTGGGTGCACTGCTGCGCCGCGATATCCCGTTCAATGCGACCGGTGCCCGACTGCTGGCGTTGACGTCGCCGGCCGACCACTCCAAGGCGACCCGGGAACTGGGCTGGCACCCGGAACCGACCGAACATTCCATCCGGCGTGCCGCCCGGTTCTATCTGGAGCGCAATTCATGA